The nucleotide sequence ACCTTCTTCCCCAGCACGCGCTCGCGGGGGCGCACGTCCTCCTCGCCCTCCTCCACGATGGTGTCGCGCCACAGCTCGTCCAGGCTGGGCTCGGGCGACTCGTCGGCGAACTTCACCGCCTGGTCCACCTGCGCATTGACCTCCGCTTCGATGGACTCGAAGACGTCGTCCTGGGCCAGCCCCTGCTTCAGGATGTAGGCGCGCAGCTTCGGAATCGGGTCACCCTTGCGCTCGTCCTCCACCTCCTGCTTGGTGCGGTAGGTGGCGGGGTCTGCCATCGAGTGGCCGCGGAAGCGGTACGTGTTGGCCTCCAGCAGCACGGGGCCCTTGCCGGCGCGGCAGTACTCGGCGGCGTCCTTGACGGCCTCGTACATGGCCAGCACGTCCATGCCGTCCACCGGCTCGCCGCGCATGTCGTAGGCGCTGGCGCGCTTGTAGATCTCCGGCACCGCCGCGATGCGGGAAATGGCCGTGCCCATCCCGTAGCGGTTGTTCTCGCAGATGTAGATGACCGGGAGCTTCCACTTGGACGCCATGTTGAACGTCTCGTGGAGGGCGCCCTGGCTGGCCGCCGCGTCGCCGAAATAGCAGACGGTGACGCGGTCCTCGTTGCGATAACGGCTGGCGAAGGCCATGCCCGCCGCCAGGGGAATCTGGCCGCCGACGATGCCGTAGCCGCCGTAGAAGTGATGCTCGATGTCGAAGATGTGCATCGAGCCGCCCTTGCCCTTGCTGTAGCCGGTGTCCCGGCCCATCAGCTCGGCCATGACCATGCCCGCGTCGCTGCCACGGGCCAGCGGCTGGCCGTGGTCACGATACGCACTGAGCATGTAGTCATCCGGTCGCAGGGCCTCCACCGGCCCCACCGCCACGGCCTCCTGGCCGATGTAGAGGTGGCAGAAACCGGCAATCTTCCCCAGCGTGTACTGCTGACCCGCGCGCTCCTCGAAGCGACGGATGAGGTACATCTTCCGGTACATGTCCAACAGCAGTTCTTTTGAGTACGGGCTGGCCACTGCGGAATGCCTCCATGCTGGCCGCCCACGGAACTCCCGGGGCGGCAAACGCCGAGCGACTCAATAGCCGCGCGGCAGTGGGACTTCAAAGCCTTTCAAGCCCCGTCCACGCCAGGTCTATTTCAGGCGCAGTGCGTCAGGAACCCAGCGCGAAGTGTGGGACGGAAATGACGCCATCCAGCAACTCCACCGGCCGGCCCGAATGGTCCGTGGCGAGGTGGATGACGGTGGCCTCTGGAAACTTCCGCCGGTAGTCGTTCGCGTGCGTGGGCTCATTGTCGAATGCAGCAACCACGCTCCCCAGGCGACCCAGCCGCGCGTGCGCCTCCCGCTTGAAGGCGTCGTCGTCCTCGGCCAGCGTGGGCTTCATCACGAGGAGCACGCGGTCGTCATCCGGCAGCACCAGGCCGTGACGGCGCATGCAGGAGACGGAGCCTTCCCGCATGGCCTCATGGCGGCCCGTGACGTAGACGAACCTCGCGCCGGTGGCCACCACCTCGTGGGTGAAGCTGGCCGCGCCGTCGATGGCCTCGTCGTCCACGCAGTAGTCGCTGGTGAAGAAGCGCTCGGCCCAGAAGCGGCGGGCTTCGGCGAAGTGGGACTCCACCAGGGCGTCCTCCAGGCCGCAGGCGCGCATGGCCTCCTTCATGTCCCAGCCCGTCACCCAGTGGCGCGGCTCGCAGGCGGCAAGCACGGCCAGCGAGCGGGCGACACCATACTCGCGGAGGATGCGGGCCTGCCGGGGCCGGTTGTCGAACAGGGTCGAGTCCAGGTCGAACGCCAGCACGGCGGAGGAGCCCAGGGAGCGGGCGCGCCCCAGGATGGAACGCAGGGTGTCGCGCCAGTCGTCGCGGATGCGCTTCTTGAAGTCGTCGTAAGCCATGTGCGCGGGGGAGATTACCTGCGCCGGCGGGCCTCGGGGGAATAAGGTCGCATGCCCGCTGCCGCATTGGGTGCTCCCCAAGCGGGCCTCGCCCACCCAAGCGGAGCGAGTCAAGCACGACGAAGAGCCGACCCCGGCCTGCGCCCCCTTCGTGGGGGCGCCCGCCCAGGGGGCGAGGAACGCGTCAAGCGGCTTTCGAATCAAGTTCAGTAACGGGGATTTCCTGGGTCTCTTCACTTGGACTCCCGTCCGCCCGGAGAGACGGCGATCCAGCGAAGGCGTGCTCCCGTTCACCCGATCCTCAAGTCGCTGGCACAGCGCATCGAAGCTGCCCCGTCAATGCCAAGGGACAGTTCGAAGAGGAATCGGATTCGGAGCCGTCGCGGCAGGACTTCCGCTCCCAGTGTGAGCGGGCCGCACGGCCCAACAAGGCACGGCATTCGCATCAACCGTGGGTTCCACTTCAACCGACCTACAAATACACACTGACGTCGTCCCCAATTCG is from Myxococcus virescens and encodes:
- the pdhA gene encoding pyruvate dehydrogenase (acetyl-transferring) E1 component subunit alpha, whose amino-acid sequence is MASPYSKELLLDMYRKMYLIRRFEERAGQQYTLGKIAGFCHLYIGQEAVAVGPVEALRPDDYMLSAYRDHGQPLARGSDAGMVMAELMGRDTGYSKGKGGSMHIFDIEHHFYGGYGIVGGQIPLAAGMAFASRYRNEDRVTVCYFGDAAASQGALHETFNMASKWKLPVIYICENNRYGMGTAISRIAAVPEIYKRASAYDMRGEPVDGMDVLAMYEAVKDAAEYCRAGKGPVLLEANTYRFRGHSMADPATYRTKQEVEDERKGDPIPKLRAYILKQGLAQDDVFESIEAEVNAQVDQAVKFADESPEPSLDELWRDTIVEEGEEDVRPRERVLGKKVNWPTYPSGQELKVTWDLEPREQAEAADKKAGLIR